A DNA window from Carnobacterium funditum DSM 5970 contains the following coding sequences:
- a CDS encoding DUF1576 domain-containing protein, whose protein sequence is MDRYRYPYRKTRPIALDSNEAVSERLKYSVFLTFASFLMVLAFVFNSPKELWVGSLIILTSPAKLVTDYFELANIGSALLNASLMMFKTLALVRLNKAKITGPIIAALFTVAGFSLFGKNLYNSIPIILGVYVYAKIIRSPFSNHLLPAFFGTALGPIVSEITFNLGLPLTWGIVLGIVAGLLTGFVLPPLAKHFVFFHKGFSLYNIGFTAGIVGTFFISILRTFGIQIDAIELVSTGNNGIFSLVLSSLFSTLFIIGFILNKWTLSGYRQLLNQSGQSMPDFTKFFHFGLVLMNMSLLGMLSTSYVLAVGGELNGPIIGGIFTIVGFGASGKHIKNVLPIFVGVFVVGLFNVSEIHSTSALLAALFGTTLAPISGYYGSLAGFTAGAFHMAMVSNINYLHAGMNLYNNGFSGGFTAALLVPIFDLFKTIKNDWKPKDSKENSDSLPLNSID, encoded by the coding sequence ATGGATAGGTATAGGTACCCTTATAGAAAGACAAGACCGATAGCACTTGACTCAAATGAAGCTGTATCAGAACGCCTTAAATATAGTGTGTTTTTAACCTTTGCTTCATTCTTGATGGTTTTAGCCTTTGTTTTTAATAGCCCTAAGGAACTGTGGGTAGGAAGTTTGATTATTCTTACCTCTCCAGCAAAATTGGTGACCGATTATTTTGAATTAGCCAATATTGGGTCGGCTCTTTTAAATGCTTCCTTGATGATGTTTAAAACCTTAGCGCTTGTTCGGCTTAATAAAGCAAAAATAACGGGTCCGATCATTGCAGCTCTCTTCACAGTTGCTGGCTTTTCACTATTCGGTAAAAACCTTTATAACTCGATTCCTATTATTTTAGGAGTTTATGTTTATGCAAAAATCATACGGAGCCCCTTTTCGAACCATTTATTACCTGCTTTTTTCGGTACAGCTTTAGGACCAATTGTCAGTGAAATTACGTTTAATCTTGGTTTGCCTTTAACTTGGGGAATTGTGCTTGGAATAGTAGCTGGTCTATTAACTGGTTTTGTCTTACCTCCGTTAGCAAAGCATTTTGTTTTTTTCCATAAAGGATTTAGCTTATACAACATCGGTTTTACCGCAGGGATCGTTGGAACATTCTTTATCTCTATCCTTCGAACTTTTGGTATACAGATAGATGCTATTGAGCTGGTTTCTACAGGAAATAACGGTATTTTTAGTCTTGTTCTATCTAGCTTATTCTCAACTCTTTTTATCATTGGCTTTATTCTAAATAAATGGACCTTAAGTGGCTACCGTCAATTATTAAACCAATCTGGGCAATCGATGCCTGACTTTACTAAATTTTTTCATTTTGGATTGGTTTTAATGAATATGTCCTTATTGGGAATGTTGTCTACTAGTTATGTTTTAGCAGTAGGTGGCGAATTGAACGGACCCATCATAGGTGGGATATTTACCATTGTTGGTTTTGGGGCTTCAGGAAAACACATTAAAAATGTTCTGCCGATTTTTGTAGGGGTATTTGTTGTTGGTCTTTTCAATGTATCAGAGATTCATTCAACTTCCGCTTTATTGGCCGCTTTGTTTGGAACGACACTGGCTCCTATTAGCGGATATTATGGTTCGCTTGCTGGTTTTACTGCTGGGGCTTTTCATATGGCAATGGTGTCGAATATTAATTATTTACATGCTGGTATGAATCTTTACAATAACGGCTTTTCAGGTGGTTTTACCGCAGCACTGCTCGTGCCAATTTTTGATTTATTCAAAACAATTAAGAATGATTGGAAACCCAAAGATTCTAAAGAAAATTCAGATAGCCTTCCATTAAATTCCATTGATTGA
- a CDS encoding DUF503 domain-containing protein — translation MIIKGYQITFILYNSYSLKDKRNVVKSIKKKMHNKYNISIAEVGKLDKINHGMIGIAIVGNDSVFCQKIFDQVLNEIEENYEIDVHDIQKY, via the coding sequence ATGATTATAAAGGGTTACCAGATAACGTTTATTTTATATAATTCTTATTCTTTAAAAGATAAAAGAAATGTCGTGAAAAGTATCAAAAAAAAAATGCACAATAAATACAATATCAGCATTGCCGAAGTGGGGAAGTTAGATAAAATAAATCACGGAATGATTGGTATCGCAATTGTAGGAAATGATTCAGTTTTTTGTCAAAAAATATTTGATCAAGTGCTAAATGAAATAGAAGAGAATTATGAAATTGATGTACACGATATACAAAAATATTGA
- a CDS encoding tocopherol cyclase family protein, translating into MTKKLAKAILFQGNLEKKPYFEGWYYKQVSNDGKQIISLIPGISLSETDSHSFVQYIMTIHGNDNKKRTETGYISYPINSFDYQQEPFQLKIGPNVFTESKAVVRLTNEEVTIQGTVEFGEFTPIKHSLLTPNIMGIFAYFPMMECVHGIVSMNHSLTGSFNVNGAKIDFSDGKGYIERDWGKTFPREYVWIQSNHFENNETSLFFSEAHIPFLKTAFQGFICNLVVGKKEYRFATYHRDSCKLEKVSEQSVKIYLENKTAKLIIEAEITDPGELVAPTVSGMQKVIKEELGGNVKIELYLKKEKTLYKDETTSAGIEIVDHTEG; encoded by the coding sequence ATGACTAAAAAATTAGCAAAGGCTATTTTATTTCAAGGGAATTTAGAAAAGAAACCCTATTTTGAAGGGTGGTATTACAAACAGGTATCTAATGATGGAAAACAAATTATTAGTTTAATTCCAGGTATTAGCCTTAGCGAAACAGACTCACATAGTTTTGTACAATACATTATGACCATTCATGGGAATGACAACAAAAAAAGAACGGAGACAGGCTACATAAGCTATCCGATAAATTCTTTTGATTACCAACAAGAGCCATTTCAACTAAAAATTGGTCCTAACGTATTTACAGAATCAAAAGCAGTTGTTCGTCTAACGAATGAAGAAGTAACGATACAGGGGACCGTTGAATTTGGAGAATTTACTCCGATAAAACATAGTCTGTTAACACCTAATATCATGGGGATATTTGCCTATTTTCCAATGATGGAGTGTGTTCACGGCATTGTGAGCATGAATCATTCTTTGACAGGATCGTTTAATGTTAATGGAGCAAAGATTGATTTTTCAGATGGTAAAGGATATATCGAACGAGATTGGGGGAAAACATTTCCACGTGAATATGTCTGGATTCAGTCGAATCATTTTGAAAATAATGAAACGAGTTTATTTTTTTCAGAAGCTCATATCCCTTTTCTTAAGACAGCCTTTCAAGGATTTATATGTAACCTAGTTGTTGGCAAAAAAGAATACCGCTTTGCTACTTACCATCGAGACAGCTGCAAACTTGAAAAAGTAAGCGAGCAGTCCGTTAAAATTTATTTGGAGAATAAGACAGCAAAACTAATAATAGAAGCCGAAATAACAGATCCAGGGGAACTAGTGGCACCGACCGTATCGGGTATGCAAAAGGTGATAAAAGAAGAGCTTGGCGGTAATGTGAAAATAGAATTGTATTTAAAAAAAGAAAAGACTCTTTATAAAGATGAGACGACTTCTGCAGGTATCGAAATAGTAGATCATACAGAAGGCTAA
- a CDS encoding glycosyltransferase family 8 protein, producing MFDQSEVTIISAANEEFVPHLATLFLSLLQTKKSETIINFYVIDDHISLVSKEKLNRMVNEYTASISYLQIDTVEFDDMVESNRIPTTAYFRIAIPNFLKSTAIKRAIYLDCDIVALQPIEDIWSIDLGDKLAAAVEDAGFHQRLDAMEIDAKSNTYFNSGVMIIDLDGWRAEKISEQVIEFALTNQEELKFHDQDALNAILHDRWLILHPKWNAQTYILLDEKDHPTKIGQTEYAEARQNPALIHYSGHVKPWHKESNHPYKKNYLAIREQTPFPIEEPESTEQ from the coding sequence ATGTTTGATCAATCTGAAGTAACCATTATATCGGCTGCAAATGAAGAATTTGTCCCTCATTTAGCAACGTTATTTTTATCTCTCTTGCAAACAAAAAAAAGTGAAACCATTATAAACTTCTATGTGATTGATGACCATATCTCATTAGTTTCGAAAGAAAAATTAAACCGAATGGTAAATGAGTATACGGCTAGTATTAGCTATTTGCAAATTGATACAGTAGAATTTGATGATATGGTTGAAAGCAATCGTATTCCTACAACTGCCTATTTCCGGATTGCTATTCCTAACTTTTTAAAAAGTACAGCTATCAAAAGAGCCATTTATTTAGACTGCGATATTGTAGCTTTACAACCTATTGAAGATATTTGGTCGATTGATTTAGGTGATAAGTTAGCAGCAGCCGTAGAAGATGCTGGTTTTCATCAGCGATTGGATGCCATGGAGATAGATGCAAAAAGCAACACTTATTTTAATTCAGGCGTTATGATCATTGATTTAGATGGATGGCGTGCTGAAAAAATATCTGAACAAGTGATTGAATTTGCCTTAACGAATCAAGAAGAATTGAAATTTCATGACCAAGATGCACTGAATGCTATCTTACATGATCGCTGGTTAATTTTGCATCCTAAATGGAACGCTCAAACTTATATTTTATTAGATGAAAAAGATCATCCAACAAAGATTGGCCAAACAGAGTATGCTGAAGCTCGCCAAAATCCAGCATTGATTCATTATAGTGGGCATGTTAAACCTTGGCATAAAGAGTCGAATCACCCTTATAAAAAGAATTATTTAGCTATTAGAGAGCAGACACCTTTTCCTATTGAAGAACCTGAATCAACAGAACAATAA
- a CDS encoding VOC family protein, translating to MSLKVKNIFINLSVGNLDKSVVFFTNLGFDFHPLLADQHVSCLILKEGMYVNLIEEDCFKSMTHNDVPNKHTQTEMMLTLVTSSKEKLSDFIDKALILGAIEVEVENEIDGVYGRRFMDLDGHLWELLYYDQATLSFE from the coding sequence ATGTCGCTAAAAGTTAAAAATATATTTATCAATCTATCTGTTGGAAATCTAGATAAGAGTGTCGTTTTTTTTACTAACTTAGGCTTTGACTTTCATCCTTTACTCGCTGATCAACACGTCAGTTGTCTGATTCTTAAGGAAGGAATGTATGTCAATTTAATAGAGGAAGACTGCTTTAAAAGTATGACCCATAATGACGTGCCAAATAAACACACGCAAACAGAAATGATGCTAACACTCGTCACATCAAGTAAAGAGAAACTGAGTGATTTTATAGATAAGGCACTAATACTAGGTGCAATCGAAGTAGAAGTTGAAAATGAAATAGATGGGGTATATGGCCGTCGTTTTATGGATTTAGATGGGCATTTGTGGGAGTTATTGTATTACGATCAGGCAACACTTTCTTTTGAATAA